From one Streptomyces sp. R41 genomic stretch:
- a CDS encoding helix-turn-helix transcriptional regulator, translating to MKSDRLLSILLLLQTRGRVPAHELADRLEVSVRTIYRDVEALSASGVPVYAERGRHGGIELLAGFRTDVTGLTADESRALFILAAQGAHAALGLDAALGSALRKVMAALPAPHRPAAEVTSRRILVDATRWKGGPQRAVDLEVLQDAVFSDRRLRLRYRHSGDAEPSTYTVDPYGLVSKAGVWYLVADRRGKPQLFRADRVRTATPLPDPVKRRPGVELGDIWEVLRRQVEERPGGLDVTVRVQRSRLDMFLRLNAASLSALPEDDGASEWVLARLSYGFIREARTLLAFGDTVEVLEPPEVRAELAGAAAAISAVYEGDRAPRGGR from the coding sequence GTGAAGTCCGACCGCCTGCTCTCGATCCTCCTGCTGCTGCAGACCCGCGGCCGCGTCCCCGCCCACGAACTCGCCGACCGTCTCGAGGTGTCGGTGCGCACCATCTACCGGGACGTCGAGGCCCTGTCCGCCTCCGGCGTCCCGGTCTACGCCGAGCGCGGGCGGCACGGCGGCATCGAACTGCTCGCCGGGTTCCGTACGGACGTCACGGGGCTGACCGCCGACGAGTCCCGCGCGCTGTTCATCCTGGCCGCGCAGGGCGCGCACGCCGCACTCGGCCTGGACGCGGCGCTCGGCTCGGCGCTGCGCAAGGTGATGGCCGCGCTCCCCGCGCCGCACCGGCCCGCCGCCGAGGTCACCAGCCGCCGCATCCTGGTGGACGCGACGCGCTGGAAGGGCGGTCCGCAACGGGCCGTCGACCTGGAGGTGCTGCAGGACGCGGTCTTCAGCGACCGTCGGCTGCGGCTGCGCTACCGGCACAGCGGGGACGCCGAGCCCAGCACGTACACCGTCGACCCGTACGGGCTCGTGTCCAAGGCCGGCGTCTGGTACCTGGTCGCCGACCGGCGCGGCAAGCCGCAACTCTTCCGCGCGGACCGGGTGCGGACGGCCACCCCGTTGCCGGACCCGGTGAAGCGGCGCCCGGGCGTCGAACTGGGTGACATCTGGGAGGTGTTGCGGCGCCAGGTCGAGGAACGTCCGGGCGGTCTCGATGTCACAGTTCGGGTACAGCGCTCCCGCCTCGACATGTTCCTGCGTCTCAACGCCGCCTCGCTCTCGGCGCTGCCCGAGGACGACGGCGCGAGCGAGTGGGTCCTCGCCCGGCTGTCGTACGGCTTCATCCGCGAAGCCCGCACCCTGCTGGCCTTCGGGGACACGGTGGAGGTCCTGGAGCCGCCGGAGGTACGGGCGGAGCTGGCGGGGGCGGCCGCCGCCATCAGCGCGGTGTACGAGGGGGATCGAGCCCCGCGCGGGGGCCGTTGA
- a CDS encoding TetR family transcriptional regulator: MSHTLGIRQAQKQKTRQALLDAALGLLEDQSLSSLGLREVTRAVGVAPTAFYRHFRSTADLGVALVEEALGSLHPMIEHTVSATGDSNERIARAVGLIARHVEAYPAHVRFIARERHGGVQPVREAIREQLARFAEEVKVALAEHPESKGWSDDDLLMLAGLYVDHMLMAASAFLEALEGSDQERERVACVTSRQMRLISIGRHNWLG, from the coding sequence ATGAGTCACACTCTCGGCATCCGACAGGCCCAGAAGCAGAAGACCCGACAGGCGCTCCTGGACGCGGCGTTGGGACTCCTGGAGGACCAGAGCCTGAGCAGCCTGGGTCTGCGCGAGGTCACCCGCGCCGTCGGAGTGGCCCCGACCGCCTTCTACCGGCACTTCCGCTCGACGGCGGATCTCGGCGTGGCGCTGGTCGAGGAGGCGCTCGGCAGCCTGCACCCGATGATCGAGCACACGGTGTCCGCGACCGGGGACAGCAACGAACGCATCGCGCGTGCCGTCGGCCTGATCGCCCGCCACGTCGAGGCGTACCCGGCGCACGTCCGCTTCATCGCGCGCGAGCGGCACGGCGGCGTCCAGCCGGTGCGGGAGGCGATCAGGGAGCAACTGGCCCGTTTCGCCGAGGAGGTGAAGGTCGCACTGGCCGAACACCCCGAGTCGAAGGGGTGGAGCGACGACGATCTGCTGATGCTCGCGGGCCTGTACGTCGACCACATGCTGATGGCGGCCTCGGCGTTCCTGGAAGCGCTGGAGGGCTCCGATCAGGAGCGGGAACGCGTGGCCTGCGTGACGAGCCGCCAGATGCGGCTGATCAGCATCGGCCGCCACAACTGGCTGGGGTGA
- a CDS encoding DUF4190 domain-containing protein: MELTATPARRTAARDADGMAVASFILGLLGLLVLNIFLGPIAIALASVALWRGTTRRGRAFLGLGLGIADLLVLLAFMQFDSTVSWNF, encoded by the coding sequence ATGGAACTCACCGCTACCCCCGCCCGCCGGACCGCCGCCCGGGACGCCGACGGCATGGCCGTCGCCTCCTTCATCCTGGGCCTCCTCGGCCTCCTGGTCCTCAACATCTTCCTGGGCCCCATCGCCATCGCCCTCGCCTCCGTCGCCCTCTGGCGCGGCACCACCCGCCGTGGTCGCGCCTTCCTCGGCCTGGGTCTCGGCATCGCCGACCTGCTCGTCCTGCTGGCCTTCATGCAGTTCGACAGCACGGTGTCCTGGAACTTCTAG
- a CDS encoding cysteine desulfurase family protein, with product MAYLDHAATTPMLPEAAEALTAQLGITGNASSLHAAGRRARRTVEEARETLAEALGARPSEVVFTSGGTEADNLAVKGLYWSRRDADPARTRVLASPVEHHAVLDAVHWLGEHEGATVEYLPVDAYGRVHPDVLREAIARNPDDVALATVMWANNEIGTVLPVRELADAAAEFGVPLHSDAVQAFGQVPVDFAAAGLAAMTVSGHKIGGPYGIGALLLGREYSPVPVLHGGGQERHVRSGTLDVPAIASFAVAGRLAAEQREWFAREIGSLRDDLVEAVRKAVPDAILGGDPASAGRLPANAHFTFPGCEGDSLLLLLDAQGIECSTGSACTAGVAQPSHVLLATGTDPDLARGTLRFSLGHTSTEADVEAVAKAIGPAVERARTAGLS from the coding sequence ATGGCTTACCTCGATCACGCCGCGACCACCCCGATGCTCCCCGAGGCGGCGGAGGCCCTGACCGCCCAACTCGGCATCACCGGCAACGCCTCCTCGCTGCACGCAGCCGGCCGCCGCGCACGGCGAACCGTCGAGGAAGCCCGCGAAACCCTGGCGGAGGCCCTCGGCGCACGCCCCAGCGAGGTGGTCTTCACCTCCGGCGGCACCGAGGCCGACAACCTCGCGGTGAAGGGCCTGTACTGGTCCCGCAGAGACGCCGACCCGGCCCGCACCCGCGTCCTCGCGAGCCCCGTCGAGCACCACGCCGTCCTCGACGCCGTCCATTGGCTCGGCGAACACGAGGGCGCCACGGTCGAGTACCTGCCCGTCGACGCGTACGGCCGCGTCCACCCGGACGTCCTGCGCGAGGCCATCGCCCGAAACCCCGACGACGTCGCCCTCGCCACGGTGATGTGGGCCAACAACGAGATCGGCACCGTGCTGCCGGTCCGCGAACTGGCCGACGCCGCCGCCGAGTTCGGCGTCCCGCTGCACTCCGACGCCGTCCAGGCCTTCGGCCAGGTCCCCGTCGACTTCGCCGCCGCGGGCCTCGCCGCGATGACCGTGTCCGGCCACAAGATCGGCGGCCCGTACGGCATCGGCGCGCTGCTGCTCGGCCGCGAGTACAGCCCCGTACCCGTACTGCACGGCGGCGGCCAGGAGCGCCACGTGCGCTCCGGCACGCTGGACGTGCCCGCGATCGCGTCCTTCGCCGTCGCCGGACGGCTCGCCGCCGAGCAGCGCGAGTGGTTCGCCCGCGAGATCGGCTCCCTGCGCGACGACCTGGTCGAAGCCGTACGCAAGGCCGTGCCCGACGCGATTCTCGGCGGGGACCCGGCCAGTGCGGGCCGTCTGCCGGCCAACGCGCACTTCACGTTCCCCGGCTGCGAGGGCGACTCCCTGCTGCTCCTCCTGGACGCACAGGGCATCGAGTGCTCCACGGGCTCGGCGTGCACGGCGGGCGTGGCCCAGCCGAGCCACGTCCTCCTCGCCACCGGCACGGACCCCGACCTCGCGCGCGGCACCCTCCGCTTCTCCCTCGGCCACACCTCCACGGAGGCCGACGTCGAGGCGGTGGCGAAGGCGATCGGCCCGGCGGTGGAACGGGCGCGCACGGCGGGGCTCAGCTAG